The sequence below is a genomic window from Streptomyces sp. NBC_00582.
CCCCACGCATCCGCTGACCCTACGGGCCCGCGCCAGCCTGCTGGAGATGCTGCCCGCCGCCGAAGTGGTCACGGAGGAAGGCGGCACACTGCTCACGCTGCCGTCGGAATGCGATCGGTCCCTCGGTCCCGACCACACAGTGACACTGGGCGCCCGACACAACCACGCGTGGGCGCTGTACCTCCTGGGCCGCTTCGGCGAGGCAGACCGTGAGATCCGGCGGGTCGCCGAGACGTATGTGCGGCGCTTCGGGCCCGAGTACCCGATCGTGCTCGCGGCCCGGCAACTCCTCTCCCGAACCCGGGCCGCGCTCGGACACGTGGCGGAGGGGATCGAGCTGATGACCGATGTCGTTGCACGGCGGGAACGCGACCTGGGCCCCGAGCACCCCTTCACGGTCGCGAGCCGTCAGTTGCTGGAGGAGTACCGATCGGGTCGATGGCGCCCGCCGCAACCCCCTGGTGGCCTCAGTAGTGGTAGCGGGCCTTGAGGATCTTGACTTCCTTCTCGTCCACCCGGTAGACGAGCCGGTGCTCGTCGTCGATCCGGCGTGACCAGTAGCCGGACAGGTCGCCCTTCAGGGGCTCCGGCTTGCCGATGCCGGTGAAAGGGGTGCGCTGGATCTCGGCGATCAGGCGGGTGATCCTGCGAGCCATGGCGCGGTCCGAGCCGAGCCAGAACAGGAAGTCCTCCCATCCGGCCGGGTCGAAGTGGACACTTCTCACCCGTCACCCGCCAGCTCTTCCAGCTCGGCCATCGTCTTGGTGATCACGGCCTCGCCGGCCCTGTCCCGTGCGACGGCTTCCATGAGACTGCGCGCGTTGGCGGGAGAGCGCAGCAGGTAGACGGTCTCCTGCCAAGAGTCGTAGTCCTCGGCGGACATCAGCACGGCGTCGCCGCTCTTGGAGCTGATGCGTACGGGGGTGTGGTCGTCGTTGACGCGCTTGATGAGGGGAAAGAGGTCCTTGCGGGCCTCGCTGGCGCTTATGGTCATCTGCGGCACCCTCTCCTGCCGGTACGGGAAAACGGTACTGGAATGGTACGACATTCTGGTACGGGTTGCGCGGTGGAATGTCCTTGGCAGTCCCGGTCTGATTCCGGTGGCCAGGGGTGCGAAGGGCGCCGGTTGATCGATCGGTATGAAGGCGGGTATACAGCGCAAGGGGGAGCAAGCGTCTGCCCAGGCGGCCGGACGCCTCCGGTGCGGGGGCGGCGGCCCGCTTTCGCCGTGGTCGGTCGGCTTCGCTGTCCCCGTTGGTCGGCCGGACAAGCGGCGGACATTCCGCACGATCGAGGACGAGCGGTGGCGGAGGCCACCAGATGGAGAGCGTGACCGATAATGGCCCAGCAGCCGCCCCTTCTCCGCGATGTCATCGACATCAAGGAGTCCATCTCCACCTCGGACTTCGTGCTGTCCCTCGCCGAGGCCACGACGCCCGAGGGCGCTCAGAACGCGCTCAGGGACTACGTCGTCACCGAGCGGCTGCTGGAGAACTTCGACGAGTCGCTGGCCCTGATCAAGTCCTCGCTCGACGGGCACCGCTCCAAGGCCGCGTATCTCCACGGCTCGTTCGGTTCCGGTAAGTCGCACTTCATGGCCGTGCTGTACGCGCTGCTCAGCGGCGACCCGGCCGCCCGTGCCCGTACCGAGTTCGACCCGGTGCTGACCAAGCACGAGTGGCTGACCACGGACGGCAAGAGGTTCCTGCTCGTGCCGTACCACATGCTCGGCGCGAAGGCCCTCGAACAGCGGGTCCTTGGCGGGTACGTCACGCACGTCAAGAAGCTGCACCCCGACGCCCCGACCCCGCAGGTGTACCGGACCGACTCCCTCTTCGCCGACATCCGGGCCAACCGTGCCACCTACGGTGACGAGGCGGTCGTCCGTGGCCTGGGCGGCGGCGACGCCGGCGACGGGGAAACGGACGAGTGGGGTGAGGGCTTCGCCTGGACCCCGCAGCTCCTCGACACCGCCCTCGCCGCCGAGGAGAACCACGAGGGGGGCACCCCGCTCAACCTCCGTAATCCCTCCACCCCGGCCGAACTGCGCGCCAAGCTCGTCAACGACGCCAGCACCAACCTCTTCCCCGGCTTCGCCAAGAACGCCGCCGAGAACGAGCACGGCTTCATCTCCCTGGACGCCGGTCTGTCGGTCATCGCCGAGCACGCCAAATCGCTCGGCTACGACGGCCTGATCCTGTTCCTGGACGAGTTGATCCTCTGGCTCGCGACCCTGATCCACGAGCAGAAGTTCGTGGCCCGCGAGGCCAGCAAGATCACGAACTTCGTGGAGGGCGGCGACGCCCGACGCGCCATCCCTGTCGTGTCGTTCATCGCCCGCCAGCGCGACCTGCGTGAACTCGTCGGCGAAGAGGTGTCCGGGGCGGCGGAGGCCTCCATCCAGGACACCCTGAACCTGGCCTCCGGCCGCTTCGACAAGATCACCCTGGAGGACCGCAACCTCCCGCAGATCGCTCACGCGCGCATCCTCAAGCCGAAGGACGCCGAGGCGGAACGGCTCGTCGACGCGGCCTTCGAGCAGACCAAGCGGGTCGGCACCCAGGTCTGGGACACCCTCCTGGGCTCGGAGAAGGGCACGACCGGTGCGGACGCGGAGTCGTTCCGGCTGACCTACCCGTTCTCGCCGGCGTTCATGGACACCCTCGTCCACATCTCGTCCGCTCTGCAGCGCTCCCGCACCGGTCTGAAGCTGATGGGCGAACTCCTCGCCGACCACCGGGGCGAGCTCCGGCTCGGGCAGCTCATCCCCGTCGGCGACCTCTACCCGGTGATCGCCAAGGGCGGGGACAAGCCGTTCACCGACAGCCTGAAGGTCGTCTTCGAGGCCGCCGACAAGCTGTACAAGACCAAGCTCCGTCCGTACCTGCTCAGCTCGTACGACATCACCGAGGACGACGTCGAGCAGTACGTCAACCGGCCTGAGTCCCTCACCGACCCGCAGCGCGCCAACCGCTGCCGCATGTTCGTCGGCGACAACCGGCTCGTGTGCACCCTGCTGCTGTCCGCGCTCGCGCCCAGCGTGCCCGCTCTGGCCGAGCTGACCATCCGGCGGCTCGGCGCGCTCAACCACGGGTCCGTCCTGGCGCCGATTCCGGGCGCCGAGGTCGGCATCATCAAGAACAAGGTCGCCGAGTGGGCGGCCAGGTTCCCCGAGATCAAGGAGACCGGAACCGACGCCAACCCCGGTGTACGGCTGGAGCTGTCCGGCGTCGACGTGGACTCCGTCATCGCCAACGCCCAGGTCAACGACAACCCCGGCAACCGGGTCGCCCTCGCCCGGCGCCTGCTGTCCGAGGAACTGGGCGTCGAGCACGGTCAGTTGAGCGACCAGCTCAGCTTCACCTGGCGCGGCACCGCCCGCACCGCCGAGATCGTCTTCGGGAACGTCGCCGACGAGGACGAGCTGCCGGACCATGACCTGATGCCGCAGGAGGAGGGGCACTGGCGCATCGCCATAGACCTCCCCTTCGACGAGGGCGAGTGGGGCCCGGTCGAGGACGTCAACCGCATCCGGCGGCTGCGCGAGCGCCAGCAGGGCGAGCGGTCCCGTGTCGTCGCCTGGCTGCCCGCCCATCTGTCCGCACAGCGCTTCGCCGACTTCCGGCGGCTCGTCGTCATCGACAAGGCCCTCGCCGACGAGCACCGCTTCGACACCCAGTACGCCGGCCACCTCAACGCCGACAACCGCAGCCGCGCCAAGGGCCTCCTCGAAACCCAGCGGGAGGCCCTGCTCAAGCAGGTAAAGGGCGCCTTCAAGCAGGCGTACGGCCTTGCCCAGAAGCAGGCCGCGGACGTCGTACCGGACTTCGACGACCACCTCGTCGCGCTGCCCGACGTGGACGGCCTCACCCTGTCCCTCGGGCAGAGCCTGCACGACGGCATCCGGCATGTCGCGGGCAAGCTGCTCGTCCATCAGTACCCGGCGCACCCCGATCTCGACCCCGACGGCACCGGCATCGCAGTCAAGTCCACGGACACGAAGAAGGTGTTCGTCCATATCCGAGCCGCAGCGGAGGCGCGCGACGGTCGGGTGGAGGTGCCGGCCGCCGACCGCAGGCTCATGCAGCGGATCGCCGGGCCCCTGCGGCTCGGGCAGCAGAAGGAGGCGTACTTCGAGCTGTCCCGTTACTGGGCCGACCACTTCCGACAGCTTGCCAGCGCCCAGGGCGTCACGGGTGACCTGTCCCTGATCACCCTGACCGACTGGACGGACAGGCCCGACCCGCGCGGCCTGCCGGACTTCCTCGCCCGGCTCGTCGTCGCCGGCTTCGCCGAGATGGACGACCGGGTGTGGGTGCGCGGCGGTACCGTACTCGACCCGGCGCCCGAACTGTCCGCGATCAGGGACCACGACGCGCTGCGCAGCCAGCCGCTGCCTGCCGAGTCCGACTGGGACACAGCACGGCAGCGCTTCGAGACGATCTTCGGACAGAAGGCGCCCGCCCTGCGGCGCGGCCGGATGGTCAACCAGTTCGCCCGTCAGATCATCGAGGCCGGCCGCGCCCACCGGGACCACACGGCCGACCTCGTGCACCAGCTGGAGGCCCACGCCTCCTTCCTCGGCCTGGACCAGACCGCCGACACCGGACGGCTCGCCCTCGCCCGCCGCTCCCTGCAACTGCTGGACGCGCTCACGGCGGAGGCCGGCAAGGGTGCCGCCGGGGCGAAGAAGACCGTGGAGGCCCTCGCCTCCTTCGACCTCGGAGAGACCAGCGCCGACCGGTACGGGACCTCCATCAAGCAGGCTCGCAGCGTCGCTGAGGCCCTCGCCTCCGCGCCGTGGGGCACGCTGGAACTCGCCGAGGGACGCGGCCCCGAGGGCGCGGCACTACTCGACTCGCTGCGCAACGTGGCCCGCGACGACCAGCGCACCGCCGACCTGCGCGACGCCCTGACGCGCACCCAGCGCGAGGTCGTCGCCCTGGTGAAGCGCAGCCAGGCCGCCGCCACGCCGCCGCCTCCTGTCGCGCCCCTGCCCACGGCCGACGACCTGTCCCTCAACACACCCACCAGCGACCCGCGCATCCCCTACACCCCGCAGGAGTCACCCACACCGGCCTCCTCCGGCAGCGGCACCGCGCGGACGTCCGGTGGCCGCCGTACGACCGCGGCGCGGGCCGCCGCCGATCTCCAGGCGGAGTTGTCCGAGCTGGCCGCACGTCTCCCCGACGCGACCATCGAGATCACCTGGAAGGTCGTCGAATGACGGACACCGTCGCTGCCGCCCTCGGCGCCGTCCGGCTGAACACAGCGACCGTCACCCAGTACCTGTCCTCGCAGTCCTCCCTTGCCGCCTCCCTGACAGGGGACGGTGGGGGCAGGCGCAGGGTCGTGCTGCTGCGGTCCGCGCCCCAGTGGGACGGTCCCGCCGAACCCGCCTGGGGCGAGGGCCGGGCGGCCGGTGTCGCGGTGGCGCCCTCGCCGCTCGCCGTCCACGAACTCGTCCTCGACCACCTGGCGGGCCGCCGGCCCGGCCCGGCGGTCATGGTCGTGCTCACCGACCGCGAGCAGAACGAACTCGACCCGGCGATCCTCGCCCGCGTCCACAAGCTGCGCATCGAGACGGTCGACAGCTGGGACGTCGTACGTGAGGCGTTCGGCGCGCGGCAGATCGACCCGCGTCTCAAGGACGTCAACTGGGCCGCCGAAGCCTTGCTCGACGCCACTCCGCCCGGTGGCTGGCCGCCCGTACCCGGTGGCTGGCTGTCCCGGCAGTATGCCCTCACCGCGCTCGCCCAGCGCCGCCTGCGTCTCGGCCGCTACGACACCGAGGGCGGCGTACGGCGCCCCGGCGACGACCGGCTCGACGCGCAGACCCTGCTGCACTGGTCGACCCGGCCCGGCGCCCCGGAGCGGCTGCCGGGCCTGCGTGGCCCCGAGCGCGCCGGACTGACCGCCTTCCTCGGTGAGGAGGACCAGGCCGGTCTCGCCGGACGCGCCCTGCTCGCCCTCGTCGGCGCCGAGCGCGGCGCGGACGCCGCCGCCTTCGGCCTCGTGTGCGCCGCCCTGTGGCAGCACGCCGAGCCCGCTCCCGAGACGTACCAGGCACGGGGCCGTGCCGAGCGCTACTTCGGCGATCCACCCCCGGCGATGGGCGAACAGCTCGACGCCTTGGTGACCGTCTTCGGCCTGTCCGCCGAGGAGTACGTGGCCACGCTGCTGGCGGCCGGACATCGCAACGGCGGGGCCGACGCCGATCAGGCCCGCGAGGCACGCCGCATCACTGGAACCGTGCTCGAACGAGCGGCCGCGCTGTCCCGCCAGTTCGGCGCGGAGGCGGCCGTCGCGGCGAGCCCCGTCCTGCGCGGTGGACTCGACGCCCGGTTCACCGCCGTCGGCCAGGCTCTCGCGGCGGGCGACACGGCCGCGATCGCGGACGCCGTACGGCGCCTGGCGGATCATCGGCTCGCCGCTGATCCGGAAGAGTCCGCGCGTATCGAACGTGCCCGCATGGGCCAGCGTCTCGCCCGCTGGCTGGCCACCGACCCGCCCGCCGCCAGCCCCACCGTGGCCGACGCCATACAGCGGCAGATGGCCGAGACCGGCTGGGCCGACCTCGCCCTGGAACACATCGAGGCCGGTGGCGACCCGGACCTCATCCTCAAGGCCGCCTACGACACCCTGGGCACCCGCGTCAGGGACCGGCGGCGACAGATCGACGCGTCGTTCGCGCGCTCGCTTGCCGGCTGGACGGAGGACGGTACGCGGCCCGGCAGCATGCTCACGGTCGAGACCTTCCTCGATCGAGTGGTCGGACCTGTCGTCCGGCGCGGCGAGGAGCGGCGGGTGCTGCTGCTCGTGCTCGACGGCATGAGCGTGGCCATAGCGAACGAGCTCGGTGAGGAACTGCGCCGTTCCTGGGCGGAGTTCGACCCGCTGTCCGAGGGCGCCCCCCTCCGGAGGGCGATGGCCGCCGCACTCCCCACAGTGACGGCCGTGTCCCGGACGTCCCTCTTCGCGGGCACCTTGATGAAGGGCACCCAGGCCGACGAGAAGCGACTCTTTCCCGCGCTGAAACTGTGGGGCGGGGCCCCGGCCGCCGTGTTCCACAAGGACGACCTGCGCACCGAGACAGCAGGCGACACCTTCGGCCCGGCTCTTACGGATGCCCTCCACGACGGCAGGA
It includes:
- a CDS encoding Txe/YoeB family addiction module toxin, with the protein product MRSVHFDPAGWEDFLFWLGSDRAMARRITRLIAEIQRTPFTGIGKPEPLKGDLSGYWSRRIDDEHRLVYRVDEKEVKILKARYHY
- a CDS encoding type II toxin-antitoxin system Phd/YefM family antitoxin, giving the protein MTISASEARKDLFPLIKRVNDDHTPVRISSKSGDAVLMSAEDYDSWQETVYLLRSPANARSLMEAVARDRAGEAVITKTMAELEELAGDG
- the pglY gene encoding BREX-2 system ATPase PglY gives rise to the protein MAQQPPLLRDVIDIKESISTSDFVLSLAEATTPEGAQNALRDYVVTERLLENFDESLALIKSSLDGHRSKAAYLHGSFGSGKSHFMAVLYALLSGDPAARARTEFDPVLTKHEWLTTDGKRFLLVPYHMLGAKALEQRVLGGYVTHVKKLHPDAPTPQVYRTDSLFADIRANRATYGDEAVVRGLGGGDAGDGETDEWGEGFAWTPQLLDTALAAEENHEGGTPLNLRNPSTPAELRAKLVNDASTNLFPGFAKNAAENEHGFISLDAGLSVIAEHAKSLGYDGLILFLDELILWLATLIHEQKFVAREASKITNFVEGGDARRAIPVVSFIARQRDLRELVGEEVSGAAEASIQDTLNLASGRFDKITLEDRNLPQIAHARILKPKDAEAERLVDAAFEQTKRVGTQVWDTLLGSEKGTTGADAESFRLTYPFSPAFMDTLVHISSALQRSRTGLKLMGELLADHRGELRLGQLIPVGDLYPVIAKGGDKPFTDSLKVVFEAADKLYKTKLRPYLLSSYDITEDDVEQYVNRPESLTDPQRANRCRMFVGDNRLVCTLLLSALAPSVPALAELTIRRLGALNHGSVLAPIPGAEVGIIKNKVAEWAARFPEIKETGTDANPGVRLELSGVDVDSVIANAQVNDNPGNRVALARRLLSEELGVEHGQLSDQLSFTWRGTARTAEIVFGNVADEDELPDHDLMPQEEGHWRIAIDLPFDEGEWGPVEDVNRIRRLRERQQGERSRVVAWLPAHLSAQRFADFRRLVVIDKALADEHRFDTQYAGHLNADNRSRAKGLLETQREALLKQVKGAFKQAYGLAQKQAADVVPDFDDHLVALPDVDGLTLSLGQSLHDGIRHVAGKLLVHQYPAHPDLDPDGTGIAVKSTDTKKVFVHIRAAAEARDGRVEVPAADRRLMQRIAGPLRLGQQKEAYFELSRYWADHFRQLASAQGVTGDLSLITLTDWTDRPDPRGLPDFLARLVVAGFAEMDDRVWVRGGTVLDPAPELSAIRDHDALRSQPLPAESDWDTARQRFETIFGQKAPALRRGRMVNQFARQIIEAGRAHRDHTADLVHQLEAHASFLGLDQTADTGRLALARRSLQLLDALTAEAGKGAAGAKKTVEALASFDLGETSADRYGTSIKQARSVAEALASAPWGTLELAEGRGPEGAALLDSLRNVARDDQRTADLRDALTRTQREVVALVKRSQAAATPPPPVAPLPTADDLSLNTPTSDPRIPYTPQESPTPASSGSGTARTSGGRRTTAARAAADLQAELSELAARLPDATIEITWKVVE
- the pglZ gene encoding BREX-2 system phosphatase PglZ → MTDTVAAALGAVRLNTATVTQYLSSQSSLAASLTGDGGGRRRVVLLRSAPQWDGPAEPAWGEGRAAGVAVAPSPLAVHELVLDHLAGRRPGPAVMVVLTDREQNELDPAILARVHKLRIETVDSWDVVREAFGARQIDPRLKDVNWAAEALLDATPPGGWPPVPGGWLSRQYALTALAQRRLRLGRYDTEGGVRRPGDDRLDAQTLLHWSTRPGAPERLPGLRGPERAGLTAFLGEEDQAGLAGRALLALVGAERGADAAAFGLVCAALWQHAEPAPETYQARGRAERYFGDPPPAMGEQLDALVTVFGLSAEEYVATLLAAGHRNGGADADQAREARRITGTVLERAAALSRQFGAEAAVAASPVLRGGLDARFTAVGQALAAGDTAAIADAVRRLADHRLAADPEESARIERARMGQRLARWLATDPPAASPTVADAIQRQMAETGWADLALEHIEAGGDPDLILKAAYDTLGTRVRDRRRQIDASFARSLAGWTEDGTRPGSMLTVETFLDRVVGPVVRRGEERRVLLLVLDGMSVAIANELGEELRRSWAEFDPLSEGAPLRRAMAAALPTVTAVSRTSLFAGTLMKGTQADEKRLFPALKLWGGAPAAVFHKDDLRTETAGDTFGPALTDALHDGRTHVAVVLNAIDDRLAKEQKLGDGAWRVDDVPGLRDLLRVAAAQGMAVIVTSDHGHVVDRHGAKADAATEPASARHRLPGGGPLGEREIALSGPRVVWPEPGASIVALWDADSRYTALKAGYHGGASLAEVTIPVLAFLPFGAEPPRGWRELGDQRPVWWAPEEAGRPVPDERAAQVAGAAPRKGTPKPRKKQPEPGTLPDALFEVALTAGGDDALLTPTVVSRTEVLVTALLGSETYQGQLDGLARKPQQEQVHKALAALLDAGGTLPVSALAQRAGMPTTRGDGFAAVLRQLLNYDGVQVLETLPDGRTLRLHEALLREQFALRAG